The following proteins are encoded in a genomic region of Synechococcus sp. CBW1002:
- a CDS encoding transglycosylase SLT domain-containing protein: protein MRQPLRRFLFLLLGGLALLGGVQLQRRFPHHLAAMVPEPMTDVTTEDAPPAVALPIDPALPRAADGRHYPLVPETPQALADLLMAVEVALRSDHTDASDLPALGHQQQVIYRTLSHQPQRAEAVRNRLSADWRGVFDHHLAARREFLAMHSGGRGSATLPAWRIIAPEPAEALLRYYREAEAATGIEWEVLAAVNLVETGMGRIDGISVADARGPMQFLPTTWAEPGIGKGDIRNPHDAIGAAARYLVRRGGLKDIRRGLWGYNNSDNYGRAVLHYAALLRDDPRAFTGLYHWEIHFNSALGDLWLPVGYNQTQRLPVAAYLRQMPASAPPLGSQTHGQGVPPAARQPCCGQP from the coding sequence ATGCGGCAGCCTCTGCGTCGGTTCCTGTTTCTGTTGCTGGGCGGACTGGCGTTGCTCGGTGGTGTTCAGCTCCAGCGACGGTTTCCTCACCACCTGGCGGCCATGGTTCCCGAACCAATGACGGACGTGACAACAGAGGATGCCCCCCCGGCTGTTGCACTGCCGATCGATCCTGCCCTGCCCCGGGCGGCGGATGGCCGCCACTACCCCCTGGTTCCGGAGACCCCCCAGGCGCTGGCCGACCTGTTGATGGCAGTGGAGGTGGCCCTTCGTTCGGACCACACCGATGCCTCTGATCTCCCGGCACTGGGCCATCAACAACAGGTCATCTACCGCACCCTGTCTCACCAGCCGCAACGGGCCGAGGCGGTGCGGAATCGACTCAGCGCCGATTGGCGAGGTGTGTTCGATCACCACCTGGCGGCGCGGCGCGAGTTTCTGGCCATGCACAGCGGGGGCCGCGGCTCGGCCACCTTGCCGGCCTGGCGGATCATTGCTCCGGAGCCGGCGGAGGCGCTCTTGCGCTACTACCGCGAGGCGGAAGCCGCCACGGGCATTGAGTGGGAGGTGCTGGCGGCTGTGAACCTGGTGGAAACGGGAATGGGCCGGATCGATGGGATCTCCGTGGCCGACGCGCGGGGCCCGATGCAGTTCCTGCCCACCACCTGGGCCGAACCCGGGATCGGCAAGGGTGACATCCGCAATCCCCACGATGCCATCGGAGCGGCGGCCCGCTATCTGGTGCGCCGCGGTGGCCTCAAGGACATTCGTCGGGGGCTTTGGGGGTACAACAACAGCGACAACTACGGGCGCGCCGTTCTCCACTACGCCGCCCTGCTGCGCGACGATCCGCGCGCCTTCACCGGTCTGTATCACTGGGAGATCCACTTCAATTCCGCGCTTGGAGATCTGTGGCTTCCCGTGGGCTACAACCAGACCCAACGGCTGCCGGTGGCCGCCTATCTGCGCCAGATGCCAGCCAGTGCCCCGCCCTTGGGCAGTCAAACCCATGGGCAGGGAGTTCCCCCAGCAGCGAGGCAGCCGTGTTGCGGACAACCGTGA
- a CDS encoding 23S rRNA (pseudouridine(1915)-N(3))-methyltransferase RlmH, giving the protein MVLNPSRLRVIAVGKIRKPWIREGLETYRKRLPGLVIHEVKDSIPARERDQILAILQPEEIMVALSEEGSALDSIAWAHGLDAMASGRIAFVIGGAFGLDADLKARAHRILSLSPMTFPHELARLILIEQIYRAQSILQGSPYHKA; this is encoded by the coding sequence ATGGTGCTCAACCCCTCCCGATTGCGGGTGATCGCCGTGGGCAAGATCCGTAAGCCCTGGATTCGCGAAGGATTAGAGACCTATCGCAAACGGCTGCCCGGATTGGTGATCCATGAAGTGAAGGATTCGATCCCCGCCCGTGAGCGGGATCAGATCCTCGCGATCCTGCAACCGGAGGAAATCATGGTGGCTCTCAGTGAAGAGGGCAGCGCGCTGGATTCCATCGCCTGGGCCCATGGTCTCGATGCCATGGCCTCGGGCCGGATCGCTTTCGTGATCGGCGGAGCCTTTGGACTGGATGCTGACCTGAAGGCAAGGGCGCACAGGATTCTCAGCCTCTCGCCGATGACGTTTCCCCACGAGCTGGCACGACTTATTCTGATCGAGCAGATTTATCGTGCCCAGAGCATTCTCCAGGGCAGTCCATATCACAAGGCCTAG
- a CDS encoding alpha/beta hydrolase produces the protein MIGSRFWIATLLVVASYFPASPALSGVPVRLSTGSGVWSSDREDFETFLKDGRTSDRGIASLVRKSGWTADEVRAGFLRLYSVDVAGLARFLNSEPGVIFLKNQTRSYIPYASLSEHRVEALRSAILADAADGEISAAGILATLPTDFRLARLGGYDGVQNVCAELRCEGSEQCTSLLSWYMFLPACLEANAMATAVDEIDFSPLEPNRNRRPR, from the coding sequence GTGATCGGCTCGCGATTCTGGATTGCAACTCTACTCGTCGTTGCCAGTTACTTTCCTGCAAGTCCGGCCCTTTCTGGCGTGCCTGTTCGCCTGAGTACTGGCTCTGGGGTATGGAGCAGTGACCGCGAAGACTTTGAGACTTTTCTCAAGGATGGCCGGACTTCGGATCGCGGCATTGCCTCCCTTGTGCGCAAGTCTGGATGGACGGCGGACGAGGTTCGTGCCGGTTTCCTTCGTCTCTATTCGGTCGATGTCGCAGGCCTTGCCCGGTTCCTCAACTCCGAGCCCGGTGTGATCTTTCTCAAGAATCAGACTCGTAGCTACATCCCTTACGCCAGCCTGAGCGAACATCGCGTTGAAGCCCTGCGTTCCGCGATTCTCGCTGATGCCGCTGATGGCGAGATCTCTGCCGCTGGAATCCTGGCCACTCTCCCCACGGACTTCCGGCTCGCCCGGCTTGGTGGTTACGACGGTGTTCAGAATGTCTGCGCCGAGTTGCGGTGCGAGGGGAGTGAGCAGTGCACCTCTCTGCTCTCTTGGTATATGTTCCTGCCGGCGTGTCTTGAGGCCAATGCCATGGCGACGGCAGTCGATGAAATTGACTTCAGCCCACTGGAACCCAACCGCAACCGTCGCCCTCGCTGA
- the hypB gene encoding hydrogenase nickel incorporation protein HypB: MCLDCHCNQIGTGTQALIAPSVVTLPLTARLLGRNDAQASANRKWFAQAGVRAVNLLSSPGAGKTALLERLGRDWGSAVPMAVVVGDLATDNDATRLRAVGLDAVQITTGQACHLDASMVHRALHGLALETLELLLIENVGNLVCPAAYDLGEQLRVVLVSVTEGEDKPLKYPATFVAADLVLISKIDLAEAVGVNLPLLHRHIRQVAPAATVLEVSARTGAGVDALLAALRGSSVPWGADLSAGTAPARLHGARP, encoded by the coding sequence ATGTGCCTTGACTGTCATTGCAACCAGATCGGCACCGGCACCCAGGCGCTGATTGCTCCTTCGGTGGTCACCCTGCCGCTAACTGCTCGGCTGCTGGGCCGTAACGATGCCCAGGCCTCTGCCAACCGCAAATGGTTCGCTCAAGCCGGTGTGCGGGCGGTGAACCTGCTGTCTTCCCCTGGCGCCGGCAAGACGGCCCTGCTCGAGCGGCTCGGTCGTGACTGGGGCAGCGCCGTGCCCATGGCCGTGGTGGTGGGCGATCTCGCTACCGACAACGACGCCACGCGCCTCCGTGCCGTCGGCCTCGACGCCGTGCAGATCACCACCGGGCAGGCCTGTCATCTCGACGCCTCCATGGTGCACCGCGCCCTCCATGGCCTGGCGCTGGAGACGCTTGAGCTGCTGCTGATCGAGAATGTCGGCAATCTGGTCTGCCCCGCCGCCTACGACCTGGGCGAGCAGCTAAGGGTGGTGCTGGTCTCGGTGACCGAGGGGGAGGACAAGCCGCTCAAGTACCCCGCCACCTTCGTGGCTGCCGATCTGGTGCTGATCAGCAAGATCGATCTGGCGGAAGCAGTGGGGGTGAACCTGCCGTTGCTGCATCGCCACATCCGCCAGGTGGCACCGGCGGCAACCGTGCTCGAGGTCTCGGCGCGGACGGGCGCCGGAGTCGACGCTCTGCTGGCCGCCCTGCGCGGTTCTTCTGTGCCATGGGGCGCTGACCTGTCTGCCGGCACGGCCCCAGCCCGGCTCCATGGCGCCCGCCCCTGA
- a CDS encoding carbamoyltransferase HypF translates to MAPAPEATLTLHCHGVVQGVGFRPCVHRLATALDLCGVVDNHSGAVVVQLSGCRSALERFLEILPRELPAPARLESLQPHWGPPPAPGCDPRGIRLGHQPPHWLKESLFAPALAADQAPCRACLAELNEPANRRHGYPFISCSACGPRYSIATAEPYARAHTTLAGFPLCQACQREFDDPSDRRFHAETTGCPTCGPRLAFWPADGSQPTEDSGRGCQGTSGAIAAAVAVLRRGGILALQGVGGFQLLVDATDPAALQRLRQRKQRPHKPFALLVDSASWIEPLVQLTPAERAVLESAAAPIVLLRRHGGRRAHASGRQEPALPEAVAPGSPCLGVMLPASPLHHLLAAAFGKPLVATSGNRSGEPLCIAPPEAVDRLAGIADAFLVHNRPIVRPLDDSVLQLIEGRPVLLRRGRGYAPEALPITATPPMAIGEVRLALGGDLKCAPALARDGQVWLAPHLGDLDNPRQSRRLRQAAAEMVSVRPASKGPPLTLLCDSHPDYRSHQIAADLVATASPDQGLAESVRLCPVPHHLAHGLAVVAEHGLAACLEQAPLLLLVCDGLGLGVGSGSEPASGSAPAAPLWGCELLLLEAGGPAIDPAAKPGLHPAGKPARNPAEPLLRWRRLASLRPFPLPGGDRASAEPRRAALGLLAAAGPAALAHSGGAACRAAFTAADWHLLVQAIAGGCNSPRCSSLGRLFDAVASLLDLCQVLSYEGQGGLQLQGRASELREEDPGAVQPAYPLPLRPAPQAAGLPLGWLDWQPLLEALLKELPLQACPGAGAVQAARFHRAVIAGLVAMAEAAAPGWGCQRVVLAGGCFQNRLLLEGCRTGLRAAGLEPFSPESVPCNDGGLALGQLWALSSAMATTESKPTHRVQHAHVPGPAWSHPLDHPPAACGGAGGAP, encoded by the coding sequence ATGGCGCCCGCCCCTGAGGCCACGCTCACCCTCCACTGCCACGGGGTGGTGCAGGGGGTGGGCTTCCGGCCCTGCGTGCACCGCCTCGCCACCGCCCTGGATCTCTGTGGCGTGGTGGACAACCACAGCGGCGCGGTGGTGGTGCAGCTCAGTGGCTGTCGCTCGGCGCTGGAGCGCTTTCTGGAAATCTTGCCCAGGGAGTTACCCGCGCCGGCTCGCCTGGAGTCGCTTCAACCCCACTGGGGCCCGCCCCCCGCACCAGGCTGCGACCCCAGGGGAATCCGGCTCGGGCATCAGCCGCCGCACTGGCTGAAGGAGAGCCTGTTCGCGCCGGCCCTGGCCGCCGACCAGGCCCCCTGTCGCGCCTGCCTGGCGGAGCTGAACGAACCCGCCAACCGCCGCCACGGCTATCCCTTCATCAGCTGCAGCGCCTGCGGGCCGCGCTACAGCATCGCCACCGCCGAGCCCTACGCCCGTGCCCACACCACCCTGGCCGGCTTTCCGCTCTGCCAGGCGTGCCAGCGGGAGTTTGACGACCCCAGCGACCGCCGCTTCCATGCCGAAACGACCGGCTGCCCGACCTGCGGGCCCCGGCTGGCCTTCTGGCCTGCCGATGGCAGCCAACCCACGGAGGATTCAGGTCGTGGATGTCAGGGAACCAGCGGTGCGATCGCCGCTGCCGTGGCGGTGCTGCGCCGCGGCGGCATCCTGGCCCTGCAAGGGGTGGGGGGCTTCCAGTTGCTGGTGGACGCCACTGATCCAGCGGCGCTGCAGCGGCTGCGGCAACGCAAACAGCGGCCCCATAAGCCCTTTGCCCTGCTGGTGGACTCCGCCAGCTGGATCGAGCCCCTGGTTCAGCTGACACCAGCGGAGCGGGCGGTGCTGGAGAGTGCGGCGGCCCCGATCGTCTTGCTGCGGCGCCACGGGGGCCGCCGGGCCCACGCCAGTGGCCGCCAGGAACCAGCGCTGCCCGAGGCGGTGGCGCCGGGCAGTCCGTGCCTGGGGGTGATGCTGCCGGCTTCACCGCTGCACCACCTGCTTGCCGCGGCCTTCGGTAAACCCTTGGTGGCCACCAGCGGCAACCGCAGTGGCGAGCCACTCTGTATCGCGCCTCCTGAGGCGGTGGACCGGCTGGCCGGCATCGCCGATGCCTTCCTGGTGCACAACCGGCCGATCGTCCGGCCCCTGGACGATTCGGTGCTGCAGCTGATCGAGGGCCGACCGGTGCTGCTGCGTCGCGGCCGTGGCTACGCCCCCGAAGCCCTGCCGATCACGGCAACGCCACCCATGGCCATAGGGGAGGTGCGGTTGGCCCTGGGCGGCGATCTCAAATGTGCGCCGGCCCTCGCCAGGGACGGGCAGGTGTGGCTGGCACCCCATCTGGGCGATCTCGACAATCCTCGCCAGAGCCGGCGTCTGCGGCAGGCGGCGGCGGAGATGGTGAGCGTCCGGCCGGCGTCGAAGGGGCCGCCGCTCACGCTCCTCTGCGACAGCCATCCGGATTACCGCAGCCACCAGATCGCCGCTGATCTGGTGGCTACGGCCTCACCGGACCAGGGCTTGGCAGAGAGCGTGCGGCTGTGCCCGGTGCCGCACCATCTGGCCCATGGCCTGGCGGTGGTGGCCGAACACGGCCTGGCGGCCTGCCTGGAGCAGGCGCCGCTGCTGCTGCTGGTCTGCGACGGCCTCGGCCTCGGGGTTGGATCAGGCTCCGAGCCCGCATCCGGCAGTGCGCCTGCAGCGCCCCTCTGGGGCTGCGAACTGCTGCTGCTCGAAGCCGGTGGACCTGCGATCGATCCGGCCGCAAAGCCTGGGCTGCATCCTGCAGGGAAACCGGCCCGGAATCCAGCGGAACCGCTGCTGCGCTGGCGGCGACTGGCCAGCCTGCGGCCGTTCCCCCTGCCCGGTGGAGATCGGGCCAGCGCCGAGCCGCGCCGGGCGGCACTTGGCCTGCTGGCCGCAGCGGGTCCGGCCGCGTTGGCGCACAGCGGCGGCGCGGCCTGCCGGGCGGCCTTCACGGCGGCGGACTGGCACCTGTTGGTGCAGGCGATCGCCGGCGGCTGCAACAGCCCGCGCTGCTCCAGCCTCGGCCGCCTCTTCGATGCGGTGGCCTCCCTGCTCGACCTCTGCCAGGTGCTCAGCTACGAGGGGCAGGGCGGCCTGCAGCTGCAGGGCCGGGCCTCGGAACTACGGGAGGAAGACCCCGGCGCCGTACAGCCGGCCTATCCCCTGCCGCTGCGACCGGCCCCGCAGGCGGCGGGCCTGCCGCTCGGCTGGCTCGACTGGCAGCCGCTGCTCGAGGCCCTGCTGAAGGAGCTGCCGCTCCAGGCCTGCCCTGGGGCAGGCGCCGTCCAGGCCGCCCGATTCCATCGGGCCGTGATCGCGGGGTTGGTGGCGATGGCGGAGGCGGCCGCACCCGGCTGGGGCTGCCAGCGGGTCGTGCTGGCGGGTGGATGCTTCCAGAACCGCCTGCTGCTGGAGGGCTGCCGCACCGGCCTACGGGCCGCAGGCCTGGAACCCTTCAGCCCTGAATCCGTGCCCTGCAACGACGGCGGCCTTGCCCTGGGGCAGCTCTGGGCCCTTTCCAGCGCCATGGCTACAACGGAATCGAAGCCGACCCACCGCGTGCAGCACGCCCATGTGCCTGGCCCTGCCTGGTCGCATCCTCTCGATCACCCACCGGCCGCCTGCGGTGGAGCCGGCGGCGCCCCCTGA
- a CDS encoding HypC/HybG/HupF family hydrogenase formation chaperone: protein MEPAAPPDLSGGGDPLWRVAEVDFGGVRQAVSLACLPQARVGDQVLVHVGLALSIVAEDEP, encoded by the coding sequence GTGGAGCCGGCGGCGCCCCCTGATCTCTCCGGCGGCGGCGATCCGCTCTGGCGGGTGGCGGAGGTGGATTTCGGCGGGGTGCGTCAGGCCGTGAGCCTGGCCTGCCTGCCCCAGGCCCGGGTCGGCGATCAGGTGCTGGTGCATGTGGGGCTGGCCCTGAGCATCGTTGCGGAGGACGAGCCATGA
- the nifJ gene encoding pyruvate:ferredoxin (flavodoxin) oxidoreductase: MTQTPVATRITVDGNEAVARVAYRLNEVIAIYPITPASPMGEWADTWANEERPNLWGAVPTVVELQSEAGAAGAVHGALQAGALTTTFTASQGLLLMIPNLYKLAGELTPVVLHVAARSLAAQGLSIFGDHSDVMATRGSGCAILCSASVQEAGDFAAIAARASLRSRLPFLHVFDGFRTSHEIQKIAPIDDALLRQLIPDDAIAEHRARALSPDHPVIRGTSQNPDVYFQARESVNRFYDAAPQLVAEAMDRFAALTGRRYAPFEYVGPADAKRVLVLMGSGCETAHETLEWLNRSDPAAGGVGLVKVRLFRPFAADTFVAALPATVKAVAVLDRCKDPGASGEPLYLDVLAALAEAWPLLHPDRPAPRVLGGRYGLSSKEFTPAMVKAVVDHLALLLPGGTGLATTPGVSAAGGAAAPTVDPTTVDRTAAVLNHFTVGITDDLTHRSLPIDPEFVCEGTSDRASSETADRGTASREVRAVFYGLGSDGTVGANKSTIKIIGESTDLFAQGYFVYDSKKSGSVTVSHLRFGPRPIRSTYLIQRPTLVACHQWDFVGRFALLEGIEAGGTVLLNSPFDPQETWRRLPDSLRRPIRRQGLRVWVIAADRVAQEAGMGGHINTVMQACFFALSGVLPREAAIERIRTAIHKSYGRKGEAVVAMNLRALDAALDHLLPLDWQGFDAEASDAQLDAALAVGAAGQAMADTPSLVERLTAAPAFVRQVIAPMLERQGDTLPVSALPCDGTWPVGTARWEKRNIAAEVPVWESDLCVQCGKCVMVCPHAVIRAKVVVPEALAAAPAGFRQAPARDHAFAEQAFTIQVGAEDCTGCALCVAVCPARDRSEPRRKAINMAPQRPLRQQARQHWDFFLSLPEVPRQGLNLHKIGQQQLQQPLFEFSGACAGCGETPYLKLATQLFGDRMVVANATGCSSIYGGNLPTTPWSANAAGRGPAWSNSLFEDNAEFGFGMRVAIDQQRRMALDLLEGQVPPALAESLREADQSDEAGIEAQRQRVQELRRHLQHRLERLPGEERARRLLDLADALVKRSVWLVGGDGWAYDIGFGGLDHVLASGRDVNVLVLDTEVYSNTGGQMSKATPTGAVAKFAAGGKASPKKDLGLMAMTYGNVYVASVAMGARDEHTIRAFLEAESYPGPSLLIAYSHCIAHGIDMAQGMAHQRALVEAGRWLLYRYDPRRSERGETPLQLDSPSPRRPLAEVMASENRFRMLSYSQPERARQLARQAQAHVDQRWALYRSLAGVATTEPEVQP; encoded by the coding sequence ATGACCCAGACCCCAGTCGCCACCAGGATCACGGTGGATGGCAACGAGGCGGTGGCACGGGTGGCCTACCGGCTCAACGAGGTGATCGCCATTTATCCGATCACGCCGGCCTCACCGATGGGCGAATGGGCCGACACCTGGGCGAATGAGGAGCGTCCCAACCTCTGGGGGGCGGTGCCCACGGTGGTGGAGCTGCAGAGCGAGGCGGGAGCGGCCGGGGCGGTGCATGGGGCCCTGCAGGCCGGCGCGCTCACCACCACGTTCACGGCGTCGCAGGGGCTGTTGCTGATGATCCCCAACCTCTACAAGCTGGCGGGGGAGCTGACGCCGGTGGTGCTGCACGTTGCCGCCCGCTCCCTGGCGGCGCAGGGCCTGTCGATCTTCGGCGACCACAGCGATGTGATGGCCACCCGCGGCAGCGGCTGCGCCATCCTCTGCTCCGCCTCGGTGCAGGAAGCCGGCGACTTCGCCGCCATCGCCGCCCGCGCCAGCCTGCGCAGCCGCCTGCCGTTCCTGCATGTGTTCGACGGCTTCCGCACCTCCCATGAGATTCAGAAGATCGCCCCGATCGACGATGCCCTGCTGCGGCAGCTGATTCCCGACGACGCCATCGCCGAGCACCGGGCCCGGGCCCTCAGCCCCGACCATCCGGTGATCCGCGGCACCAGCCAGAACCCGGACGTGTATTTCCAGGCACGCGAATCGGTGAACCGCTTCTACGACGCCGCCCCGCAGCTGGTGGCCGAGGCGATGGACCGGTTCGCGGCCCTCACTGGACGCCGGTATGCGCCCTTTGAGTATGTGGGGCCTGCCGATGCGAAGCGCGTCCTGGTGCTGATGGGATCGGGCTGCGAAACGGCCCACGAAACGCTGGAGTGGCTCAACCGCTCAGACCCTGCGGCCGGCGGGGTGGGGCTGGTCAAGGTGCGCCTGTTCCGACCCTTCGCGGCGGACACCTTCGTGGCCGCGCTGCCGGCCACGGTGAAGGCCGTGGCGGTGCTGGATCGCTGCAAGGATCCGGGCGCCAGCGGCGAGCCGCTCTACCTCGATGTGCTGGCCGCCCTGGCCGAAGCCTGGCCACTGCTCCATCCCGATCGGCCGGCGCCACGGGTGCTGGGCGGCCGCTACGGGCTCTCCTCCAAGGAGTTCACCCCAGCGATGGTGAAGGCCGTGGTTGACCATCTGGCCCTGTTGCTGCCAGGAGGCACAGGGCTGGCGACCACTCCAGGCGTCTCTGCGGCCGGGGGAGCGGCTGCGCCGACCGTTGATCCAACGACCGTTGATCGAACCGCAGCTGTCCTGAACCATTTCACGGTGGGCATCACCGATGACCTGACCCACCGCTCCCTGCCGATCGATCCGGAGTTCGTCTGCGAAGGCACCAGCGACAGGGCCAGCAGCGAGACAGCTGATCGCGGCACAGCGAGCCGGGAGGTGCGGGCCGTGTTCTACGGCCTCGGCTCCGATGGAACGGTGGGCGCCAACAAGAGCACGATCAAGATCATCGGCGAGAGCACCGATCTCTTCGCCCAGGGCTATTTCGTCTACGACTCCAAGAAATCCGGCTCCGTCACGGTCTCGCACCTGCGCTTCGGGCCGCGGCCGATCCGCTCCACCTACCTGATCCAGCGCCCCACCCTGGTGGCCTGTCACCAATGGGATTTCGTCGGTCGCTTCGCCCTGCTGGAGGGCATCGAGGCTGGCGGCACCGTCCTGCTGAACAGTCCATTCGATCCGCAGGAGACCTGGCGGCGCCTGCCGGACTCCCTGCGGCGGCCGATCCGGCGGCAGGGGTTGCGGGTCTGGGTGATCGCAGCCGATCGGGTGGCGCAGGAGGCGGGCATGGGCGGCCACATCAACACCGTGATGCAGGCCTGCTTCTTCGCCCTGAGCGGAGTGCTGCCCAGGGAGGCCGCGATCGAACGGATCCGCACCGCCATCCACAAGTCCTATGGCCGCAAGGGGGAGGCGGTGGTGGCCATGAACCTGCGCGCCCTGGACGCGGCGCTCGATCACCTGCTGCCGCTCGACTGGCAAGGCTTTGACGCCGAAGCCAGTGATGCGCAACTCGACGCCGCCCTAGCCGTCGGGGCGGCGGGCCAGGCCATGGCGGACACCCCGTCCCTGGTGGAGCGCCTGACAGCAGCACCCGCGTTCGTGCGGCAGGTGATCGCGCCGATGCTGGAGCGCCAGGGGGACACCCTGCCCGTGAGCGCCCTCCCCTGCGACGGCACCTGGCCCGTGGGCACGGCCCGCTGGGAGAAGCGCAACATCGCCGCCGAGGTGCCGGTCTGGGAGAGCGATCTCTGTGTGCAGTGCGGCAAGTGCGTGATGGTGTGTCCCCATGCGGTGATCCGCGCCAAGGTGGTGGTGCCCGAGGCCCTGGCCGCGGCTCCGGCAGGCTTCCGCCAGGCCCCGGCCCGCGACCATGCCTTCGCTGAGCAGGCCTTCACGATCCAGGTGGGCGCGGAAGACTGCACCGGCTGCGCCCTCTGCGTGGCGGTGTGCCCGGCTCGCGACCGCAGCGAGCCCAGGCGCAAGGCGATCAACATGGCGCCGCAGCGGCCCCTGCGGCAGCAGGCGCGCCAGCACTGGGACTTCTTCCTCTCCCTGCCCGAGGTGCCGCGGCAGGGGCTCAACCTCCACAAGATCGGCCAGCAGCAGCTGCAGCAGCCCCTGTTCGAATTCTCCGGGGCCTGCGCCGGCTGCGGCGAGACCCCCTACCTCAAGCTCGCCACCCAGCTGTTCGGCGATCGCATGGTGGTGGCCAACGCCACGGGCTGCTCCTCGATCTATGGCGGCAACCTGCCCACGACCCCCTGGAGCGCCAATGCCGCCGGGCGTGGTCCGGCCTGGAGCAACTCCCTGTTCGAAGACAACGCAGAATTCGGCTTCGGCATGCGGGTGGCGATCGACCAGCAACGCCGCATGGCCCTGGACCTCCTGGAGGGGCAGGTGCCGCCAGCGCTGGCCGAATCCCTGCGCGAGGCCGACCAGAGCGATGAGGCCGGCATCGAGGCCCAGCGCCAACGGGTGCAGGAGTTGCGGCGCCATCTGCAGCACCGCCTCGAGCGCCTCCCCGGTGAGGAGCGCGCCCGTCGCCTGCTCGATCTGGCCGATGCCCTGGTGAAGCGCAGCGTCTGGCTGGTGGGGGGCGACGGCTGGGCCTACGACATCGGCTTCGGCGGTCTGGATCACGTGCTGGCCAGCGGCCGCGACGTGAACGTGCTCGTGCTGGACACGGAGGTGTACTCGAACACCGGTGGACAGATGTCGAAGGCCACCCCCACCGGTGCCGTGGCCAAGTTCGCCGCCGGTGGCAAGGCCTCCCCCAAGAAGGATCTGGGCTTGATGGCGATGACCTACGGCAACGTCTACGTGGCCAGCGTGGCGATGGGGGCCCGCGATGAGCACACGATCCGGGCCTTCCTCGAGGCCGAGAGCTATCCCGGTCCCTCACTGCTGATCGCCTATTCCCACTGCATCGCCCACGGCATCGACATGGCCCAGGGCATGGCGCACCAGCGGGCCTTGGTGGAGGCGGGGCGCTGGCTGCTCTACCGCTACGACCCCCGCCGCAGCGAGCGGGGTGAGACGCCCCTTCAGCTCGACAGCCCCAGCCCCCGGCGGCCCCTGGCTGAGGTGATGGCCTCGGAAAACCGCTTCCGCATGCTCAGCTACAGCCAGCCGGAGCGGGCACGGCAACTGGCACGGCAGGCCCAGGCCCATGTCGATCAGCGCTGGGCGCTCTATCGAAGCCTGGCCGGCGTGGCCACAACTGAGCCGGAGGTGCAGCCATGA
- a CDS encoding dihydroorotate dehydrogenase-like protein, with protein sequence MSPDLSTTYLGLELRSPLVVGAARPLSEDPDVLLALERAGAGAIVLHSLFQEEIEQQQLDLHRHLLLGSDSYGEALSYVPEVAISHDGDALYLRHLDWARQHLSIPVIASLNGTHPGRWVETARRMEAAGAAAIELNIYALPTDPLLSSAAIEAEVEEIVREVRAEVGLPLAVKLSPFFTNLAAMVRRLREAGADGLVLFNRFYQPDIDIETLEVRPNLLLSTPHDLRLPMRWIALLHGHEPLDLAGSGGVHRGTDAVRLLMAGACVTQVVGALLRHGPQRLSGLEEELRQWLAEHDHGSVRELIGCMSQSRCPNPSEFERAHYMLAVQTFRPAAAAAAPGPW encoded by the coding sequence ATGAGCCCCGACCTGTCCACCACCTATCTCGGCCTGGAGCTGCGCAGCCCCCTGGTGGTGGGGGCGGCCCGCCCCCTCAGCGAGGATCCGGACGTGTTGCTGGCCCTGGAACGGGCCGGAGCCGGCGCGATCGTGTTGCACTCCCTCTTCCAGGAGGAGATCGAACAGCAGCAGCTCGATCTGCACCGCCACCTGCTGCTGGGCAGCGACAGCTACGGCGAAGCACTGAGCTATGTGCCGGAAGTGGCGATCAGCCATGACGGTGATGCTCTCTATCTGCGTCATCTCGACTGGGCCCGTCAGCATCTGTCGATTCCGGTGATCGCCAGCCTCAATGGCACCCACCCCGGCCGCTGGGTGGAGACTGCCCGGCGGATGGAGGCGGCGGGGGCGGCGGCGATCGAGCTGAACATCTATGCACTGCCCACCGATCCGCTCCTCTCCAGCGCCGCCATCGAAGCCGAAGTGGAGGAAATCGTGCGGGAAGTGCGCGCCGAGGTGGGCCTGCCGCTGGCCGTGAAGCTGAGCCCCTTCTTCACCAATCTGGCCGCGATGGTGCGGCGCCTGCGCGAGGCCGGCGCCGATGGCCTGGTGCTGTTCAACCGCTTCTATCAGCCCGACATCGACATCGAGACCCTGGAGGTGCGCCCCAACCTGCTGCTCTCCACCCCCCACGATCTCCGCCTGCCGATGCGCTGGATCGCCCTGCTGCACGGCCATGAACCGCTCGATCTGGCCGGCAGCGGCGGGGTACACCGCGGCACCGATGCGGTGCGCCTGCTGATGGCGGGCGCCTGCGTCACCCAGGTGGTGGGGGCGCTGCTGCGCCATGGCCCCCAGCGCCTGTCCGGGTTGGAGGAGGAGCTGCGCCAGTGGCTGGCGGAGCACGACCATGGCTCCGTGCGCGAGCTGATCGGTTGCATGAGCCAGAGCCGTTGCCCCAACCCCAGCGAATTCGAGCGAGCTCACTACATGCTGGCGGTGCAGACCTTCCGCCCGGCCGCGGCCGCTGCGGCACCGGGGCCCTGGTGA